GAACTCTTAGcataccccccccccccggccaccCTTTTTTCCCCGTTTCATGTGTAATAATGGTTTTCTCATTTTGCGTAGGGTGTCAGTTAGCAGAGCAATCAAGCCGTTTGCAGAACCTGGCCGCCCTCCAGACTGGTTCTCTCAAAAAGTAAGTTCTCAAGCAAGTGCTCTTTtagagcagtctttttttttaataaggttttatttatttacttgacacagagagagatcacaagtaggcagagaggcaggcagagagaggggggaagcaggctccctgctgagcagagagcccgattccgggcttgatcccaggacactgggatcatgacctgagccaaaggcagaggcttaacccactgagtcacccaggcgctcctagagCAGTCTTAAGAGATGTGAAGTGAGTTTCCTTCTGGGCCCTGCCCTTTAATTGTAAGGCTTTAATGCCATGAAGAGATAGCATAGTTGAGaataccttttcatttttcccacTGTTTGCCAGTTCTTTCATGTGTGTTCATATTACAAACTTTCTTATCTGTGTAACATAATATGTACAAGGCTAAGCTTGGGAGTTAGAAGATCTGGGTTTAATATGACTTCAGTTAGCGTCTGGACCatgattttcagttttctcatttgtaaaatagacaAAAGTTGCTTCAGGATTGTTGTAAAGTTTTAGTTGAGGTAATACCtataaagcatttagcacagtgcttTGCATATGGTAATTACTCAGTAGATACTAACTGTCAATATTGGCTGTTGGGTTGTTTTTCCCCAAATATATGAATTCTAGGTCAGAAGACTCTTTTTTCTGTGTCCTggtatttaggattttttttacgattttatttatttgagagagagagtatgagagagtgAGTTCGCAGTCAGggtggagggatagagggagaagcagactctttgctgagcaggaagcctgatgcgggaccctgtcccaggactctgggatcataatctgggctgaaggcagatgtttaaccaactgaaccacccaggcaccgcccagTATTGTGTATTTTTGACTGATGTGACTGCAGAGTAATTTGCCCTCCTAGAAACCactcatatcctttttttttttttttttaagattttatttatttatttgacagagatcacaagtaggcagagaggcaggcagagagagagagaggaagggaagcaggctccctgctgggcagagagtctgatgcggggctcaatcccaggaccctggcatcatgacctgagctgaaggcagaggctttaacccactgagccacccaggcaccccagaagccaCTCATATCTTAATAGAGATCTCTCTAAGCCTTAGTCTGATATGGTAAAACTTTGAAAGTTGCTTCTTTCTAGGCTTGTTcatcatatttttactttttttccataGCATTGTGCTTCCCAGTACTCAGAGCTTCTAGAGACCACTGAGACCCCAAAGTGAGTACAAAGCCAGACATTCAAGCTACGTCTCTTTAGTGGAAAGTGTCTACTGTGGAAGTCTGCTTTATATCTATTAACATTACTGGGTGattaaaaaatagagcagaaGTTATCTATGGTTAAATGGTGGAGAGACTCAAAGAAAGCAGTTGGGAGTGGGAATAGATGTTCTTCTattaaaatacttgtttttaaattttctacagaCGGAAACGGGGTGAAAAAGGAGAAGTGGTTGAAACCGTTGAAGATGTCATTGTTCGGAAATTGACTGCTGAACGAGTTGAGGAGCTAAAGAAAGTGATAAAGGAAACCCAAGAAAAATATAGGTACTTATCAGAGAGGAAATATGAAGTGGTTGGGAGAGACTAAAGGCGCTGAGTTCTTATACCggtcagaattttttaaatagtagacTGAAAATCCCAGTTAACTACCTTCTCTTTCTAGACGGCTGAAAAGAGATGCAGAACTAATTCAAGCTGGGCACATGGACAGCAGACTGGATGAGCTTTGCAATGACATTGTGATGTGGGTTATATTGTTCTTCCTTTTGTACACATCTCTCTCATTTTATCCTGTTTTCACCTCAAGTAATCTGGCTTATCTACTCTATCTGCCACCCCTTTAGATTTGAGTGATTCTGGAAGGGAGAAGCTGCAGAGTGGTCTAGTAGCTGGGAGGGGGTAGTGAGTTGTAGAAGGTAATGTGATGGAATATTTCAACGTGAGGCCATAACTTAGTTTTAACTTGAAAAGTGCTTTAGTTTGCCTATGAAGAGCTGGGAGTTAGGGAGTACActaaaaattttaccattttatgggtgcctggctggctagtcagagcatgtgactcttgatcttgagggtgtgggtttgagccccacattgggtgtagagattacctaaaagtaaaatcttaaaaaaaaattgtaaaaaaacaTACCCTGTTATGCTACTAAGGATTCTCTTTTAGGCCTTTCCTTCAGAAAGTGCTagcctggggacgcctgggtggcgcagttggttaaacgactgcctccggctcagggcgtgattctggagtcccgggatcgagtcccacatcaggctcccagctccatggggagtctgcttcgttctctgaccttctcctcgctcgtgctctctctcactgtctctctctctctcaaataaataaaataaaatctttaaaaaaaaaaaaaaaaaaaaagaaagtgctagCCTGGCAGAGAATTTCCTTGTGAGGGTAGGGTACTGTGACCTACAGAGGAACTAGAGCTGGCTAGGATCTTACTCTTACTTCTCTCTTTAGGAAGAAGAAAttggaggaagaggaggcggaAGTAAAGAGGAAGGCTACAGATGCTGCATATCAGGGTAAACCGAACCTTGTGACTCTGTTTAACCATTAACTATAGGATACTGCATGGTGGTAACAGCTGAAGACTACATTGTAAGATAGAATCCACTGATGCTTATTTACTTGTAtacttttctgtatcttcttctCTTTTACCAGAGTAAAAACATCCCTTTTTATTCAGGAAGAAACTCTTGGAAAATGATTTCTGCTCAGTTATCACTAGACTTTGGGTCATTTTAGGACACAAAGgcttaaaataaatgttgaacATCATTAAGTTTTTAGAATTCAGAGTCCTGTAAGATTAGGAATAGCCCACTCTTTGGATAAGAACTTAAGCATTTTTAAGTCTAGGAATACATGCTTTGAGCCAGTGAGGtctttctttcttgttaaaaGCAGAAACCTAATAAattgtcaaagaggttattgagGGATGTTTGAACCACTTTGCTATCTCAGGACCTTTGAGATAGTTTAGTGAGTTTGCTTAGTGTGAGAATTAAGCTTTggaaaaattaatctaaaaaGTTACCTGTCTCCCAGAAGTGTTAAAGATTTCTACTCCAGACTCATAATGCAGCTTTAATTACTGCAGCATCCCCATTTGTCCTTTATTATAACAGAGCAGAGTAGTGtctgctttcatttatttaatcttaaAGACTAAGTAATTGTTGGCTTTTATGTTCTAGCTCGTCAAGCAGTAAAAACACCCCCTCGGAGATTACCCACTGTGATGGTCCGCTCTCCTATAGATTCTGCCTCCCCAGGAGGTGATTATCCACTTGGAGACTTGACTGCAACCACTATGGAAGAGGCCTCCTCTGGAGTGAGTATGTTTTCATCTGCAGGAATTGATCAGCAAAGGGGCAATAAGCCAGCAGAGAACTGAGTGATGAGGAAACGACTTTGGCCTAGagtcattttcttctcttggtcTGAATGTGAAAGACTTAAAGTACCATATTCTGTGCTCTAAGATAAGCATGGACCTAAAAACATTGAGCCTTGTGACCTTTTGGGAGATAGGTAAAATACGATGTTAAGAATTATTTGTAAGTAAACTAGTCTTATAAAATTTCTGTGGAAGTAAGTTTTCTTGTAAATAGAATATTGGTAGTGGTTAAGCAGATTGTAAAAGACAGGTTGGGTGGAATGTTTGGGTCATTGTGGGTTTGAGTGGGTAGAAGAGAAAAAACTGTGGGGAAGAGTGCAGTGGCTGAgagcaggaggggtagagggtttctgggcagtttcACTCAGGACTAATAATGAAATAGTTAGACACACTAACCCATCCAGATTAGTAGGGAACCTTCCAGAGTTTGAGAAGTCAGATAAAGGTTCTCTGTTGTCTCTTAGGTAACCCCTGGGACTTTGCCGAGTACCCCAGTCACCTCGTTTCCTGGGATTCCTGACACCCTTCCTCCAGGCTCTGCACCCTTAGAAGCCCCCATGACCCCAGTAACAGATGATTCACCCCAGAAAAAGATGCTTGGACAGAAAGCaactccacccccctcccctctgctgtcAGAGCTCTTGAAGAAGGGCAGCCTCCTGCCTACTAGCCCCAGACTGGTATGGAGACTTCTGTGGGTGTTTGAGAGCTGTGGTgatttagtactttggaagggaGTGCCTGGGACCTAAAAtataacatggaaaaaaaaaaagttcaaaagagaaagagatctcctaattaaatgttaatttaaaaaacaaaaacagaaaaaaccaaTAAGTTGATAGTATCCTTGGGTCCTGAGTTATCTGAAACCACAATTATTTCAGTTCTCTTCTCCAGAGAACTCTTgtcaaataacttttaaaaattagagcttCCCTTGGGTCTGAAATTATTCTCTTTGGATATTAACTTCATGAAGTTTGGTCAACTGCTGGAGCGTTTTTTGGGAAGTGGTAGTAAAGGAAAGCTTGAGTGTAGCCTTCACCTCTATTCTTCCCTGGTAGGTCAATGAGAGTGAAATGGCTGTGGCTTCTGGCCACTTGAACAGTACAGGTGTCCTCCTGGAGGTAGGCGGGGTTCTTCCCATGATACATGGTGGGGAAATGCAGCAAACACCCAACACTGTTGCGGCCTCCCCTGCTGCCTCAGGTAAGTCAATACTTTTCTGTTGCCCTCTTTACTTCGCAGATGTTGATCTTAGTGTTGATTGTCTTTGGTTTCTAGCCTTTAGTAGTAAGCAACTGTCAGTCGTAGATGTAAAGCCCAACTTTTTTTGGTGCTCCTTCACTTGTTAAACCACGTAGTGCCCCAGGTTGTAAATCCATTCTTATTTTCAAAGTACTGATAGCTTTGGATGACCACAGCATAGATATCAAAGAGAAGAGTGAAGTTAGTAGTAAAACTGCTTCCCCGGGGCTTGTGAAATTATGGAAAAGTGCTAGAGATACCTGAGGTTATAGGACAGGGGATTGAGATTTGAAGCCAGAGAACTGGATTTAGTGTCAAGCCTGCCGCATACTGATTTTGTGGCCTTGGGTAGATGATTTAACGcatgaacctcagtttcctcttttattaATTGCAGTGTGTGTACTTCATAAGGATGTCatgagaattaagtgagataGAGATAGATAAAGTAAAGCAAGAAAAAACTTGACAAAATATCAAACCTTAGATAGGGATATTTGAATGGTATTGGATTTGGGTGATTTATGGCATGCTTAATTGCAGAAGTGACAGTTTTATTCATATCAATTTTTCAtggttttgttgttactgtttaattttcttctgggaaaaaaaGTTACCACCTATTTTTGACAAACTGTGTGTTCTAGTGGTTTGGGTCATTCCTAACTTGGAAGAAGATCTTTATTAGTAAGGTTGGGAAAAGTAAGGGTATAGATAATCTTATTCAACAGAgaagtttcttttcattctttgagACTAAAAATTTTCTTGGTTGAGTCTTAAAGTGGCTATTGCTTCTTGTTCATGTGCTTTCCTCTTACCTCGTTTTATGTACCTCTTTGTTAGGTGCTCCCACTCTTTCCCGGCTTTTAGAAGCTGGTCCTACACAGTTCACCACTCCTCTCGCTTCCTTCACTACTGTTGCCAGTGAACCTCCAGTTAAACTTGTGCCACCCCCTGTAGAGTCTGTGTCTCAGGCTACCATTGTCATGATGCCTGCGCTGCCAGCACCATCCTCTGCTCCGGATGTCTCCACTCCTGAGAGTGTAGCTCCAGGTGCGTCCTTGACCTGCGTCCTGAGCAGCCACTAGGTCCAGAATTTCTTCTCGAGCTTCAGTTAGAGAGAGCAGACCCAAGAGCATCAACTCCAATTCAGTGCTTCTGTTctgttctccatggacacataccATCTTTATCCTTAGAAAAACAAGAATTTGAGAAGATGTGGGTGGGCACTTACGCGTTGGGGGAAAAGGCTAAGTGTATAAATATGAGTGGACTTAAGAACATGTTCTCACCCTACTTTCTAGATAAAACTGGGGTCAAGAAAACATACAAAGATGTCGATCTAAGATTACTTTTTCTGAGCTTAAATGTATGGGTGCTTGACATCTGTCTGTAGCCTTGGTTGGTCTCAAGGTGGTCACTTGGTATCAAATAAGGTtctgaaatgtttttctcttcctattaTTCAGTGAGTCAGCCTGACACTTGTGTCCCCATGGAGGCTGTGGGGGACCCACATACTGTGACTGTTTCCATGGATAGCAGTGAAATCTCCATGATCATCAATTCTATCAAAGAAGAGTGTTTCCGATCAGGGGTAGCAGAGGCCCCTGGGGGATCAAAGGCTCCCAGTATAGATGGGAAGGAAGATTTAGATCTGGCTGAGAAGATGGATATTGCTGTGTCCTACACAGGTGAAGAGCTGGACTTTGAGACTGTTGGAGACATTATTGCCATCATTGAGGACAAGGTAAGTATTTCGCAAAGCCCAAAAGAATCTCTCATGAGTCCTACATAGGCTTCCCTCTTCAGCCTCTCCTTACTTCTTatagtaagaattaaataaacaaTCAGTTCTGTTTCTGCCCGTCTCTATCTCCTTAGTCCTAAAGCCCTTTGGTGCTCACATGAGTCATCTGCCCAGCTATCCTGAAGTTACTGGTTTGTTCAGGACAGGAACCTATCCATTGGTTACTTCTACTATAtggagaagatggagagagaagctACAGATTGAGGCCATCTCATTTGGTGCTAACAGAATTGAGGGACTTGGGCTTATTTCTGTGAATTCAACAGTGTGTGTATTATGGGACAGGTGGATGATCATCCTGAAGTGCTGGATGTGGCAGCAGTAGAAGCGGCGCTGTCGTTCTGTGAAGAGAATGATGATCCCCAGTCCCTGCCTGGCCCCTGGGAGCACCCTATCCAGCAGGAGCGGGAAAAGCCAGTATCTCTGCCTGCACCAGAGATGACAGTAAAGCAGGAAAGGCTGGACTTTGAGGAAACGGAAAACAAAGGAATCCACGAACTGGTAGACATCAGGGAGCCCAGTGTTGAGATTAAAATGGAACCTGCAGAATCAGAACAAGGCATCTCAGGTCCAGAAATAGTAGCTGGAGTTGTTCCAGCCACAAGTATGGAGCCACCAGAACTCAGGAGTCAGGACTTAGATGAGGAACCCAGAAGTATTGCCACTGGAGAGATTGTTGAAGCTGATGTTCCCAGTGGGAAAGGCGATGAGACTCCACTTACAACTGTGAAGACAGAGGTATTTAAAATCAGAGGCTGGGAGGATGGAGGGCTATACCTTAGGTAAGAAGTGACTGTTCAGGCCTTTGGTTTTCCTCTTGAGTTCCTGAATTTTCACATGGTTGATGTGTCCATAGCCCACAGGTATGATTATTGCTACATATGCTTATCCTGTTCCTTGTAAGGTGACCATTAGATTCCTGTTACATGAGTAGGACTTAGAATTTCTTCTGTAGTCTCATCATTGAAAAATAAACTTGTGTCAGCTGAAGTGATGTATCAGTAATTagagtatttattctttttggtctTCAGGCATCTCCTGAAAGCATGTTGTCTCCATCACATGGCTCCAATCCCATCGAAGATCCTTTAGAGGCAGAGACTCAGCACAAGTTTGAAATGTCAGGTAAATAGTAAGGCCAGGAATTCTGTACTCTGTAACTAACTTGAAATCCTTTGCTTTGGCTTCTGAGGGATTGTGGGTTGTGGGCAAGTAGAGGAGGTAGAATAGGTCAGCATGGAAAGGAGAGCTGCAGGGGATTATTGTCCATAGGAAGGGGAAGGCTAAGGTGGAAAAATCTTCAGGTAGTCTTTCTCTCCTCTGCAGACTCATTGAAAGAAGAATCAGGGACTATTTTTGGAAGCCAGATAAAGGTATTTCAGacttttctttattcctcttgCTGTGTGACTAGATTTCCCGATAGCACTACCTTTTTAATGAAATTACAGTAAACATACATCTTACTCTCTGAGATGAGACTGGTTAAGGAGTTGCATGGGGAAAAGTTGCAGTGGATAGTTGGGCATACTGGCAGTACTGTGGCCACATGTGCTTCCCATCTGAAAGAGTTTGTGAACATCACACAGAGCTTTCTTTTGCACATAATGCATAATGAAGCTTTGATACTTCCAGAGTGATTTGGAGTAAATAGGGATGCCAGAGTCAGGGAGAACATGTAAGAAATCAGATTATTAGTTACAGTGTCCAAAGAAAATTacccagaattttctttttagaattactAAAGTGGTAGTAACAAACAGATTTAAAGTAATGCGATGTGAGCTTGCTCCATCAGAGGagacacaaaataaaaactatttttgatAACTTTGTATCCAGGGTCAGAATTCCTCTCAAGAGCAAGGGGAAAGAAGGAACGCCTCTTAGCTTAGTCTTAAGtaagtagctttttttttcttccttttaaaaagatcCTGGGTCTTATTCTTTGTCCAGGTTCTGTATTACTTGATCAGTGAGTGTACGTAGATGGTAGTATAAGTGATA
This genomic interval from Neovison vison isolate M4711 chromosome 1, ASM_NN_V1, whole genome shotgun sequence contains the following:
- the BRD8 gene encoding bromodomain-containing protein 8 isoform X1, yielding MATGTGKHKLLSTGPTEPWSIREKLCLASSVMRSGDQNWVSVSRAIKPFAEPGRPPDWFSQKHCASQYSELLETTETPKRKRGEKGEVVETVEDVIVRKLTAERVEELKKVIKETQEKYRRLKRDAELIQAGHMDSRLDELCNDIVMKKKLEEEEAEVKRKATDAAYQARQAVKTPPRRLPTVMVRSPIDSASPGGDYPLGDLTATTMEEASSGVTPGTLPSTPVTSFPGIPDTLPPGSAPLEAPMTPVTDDSPQKKMLGQKATPPPSPLLSELLKKGSLLPTSPRLVNESEMAVASGHLNSTGVLLEVGGVLPMIHGGEMQQTPNTVAASPAASGAPTLSRLLEAGPTQFTTPLASFTTVASEPPVKLVPPPVESVSQATIVMMPALPAPSSAPDVSTPESVAPVSQPDTCVPMEAVGDPHTVTVSMDSSEISMIINSIKEECFRSGVAEAPGGSKAPSIDGKEDLDLAEKMDIAVSYTGEELDFETVGDIIAIIEDKVDDHPEVLDVAAVEAALSFCEENDDPQSLPGPWEHPIQQEREKPVSLPAPEMTVKQERLDFEETENKGIHELVDIREPSVEIKMEPAESEQGISGPEIVAGVVPATSMEPPELRSQDLDEEPRSIATGEIVEADVPSGKGDETPLTTVKTEASPESMLSPSHGSNPIEDPLEAETQHKFEMSDSLKEESGTIFGSQIKDAPGEDEEEDGVSEAASLEEAKEEDQGEGYLSEMDNEPPVSESDDGFSIHNATLQSHTLADSIPSSPASSQFSVCSEDQEAIQAQKIWKKAIMLVWRAAANHRYANVFLQPVTDDIAPGYHSIVQRPMDLSTIKKNIENGLIRSTAEFQRDIMLMFQNAVMYNSSDHDVYHMAVEMQRDVLEQIQQFLATQLIMQTSESGISAKSLRGRDSTRKQDSSEKDSVPMGSPAFLLSLFDGGTRGRRCAIEADMKMKK
- the BRD8 gene encoding bromodomain-containing protein 8 isoform X4; protein product: MATGTGKHKLLSTGPTEPWSIREKLCLASSVMRSGDQNWVSVSRAIKPFAEPGRPPDWFSQKHCASQYSELLETTETPKRKRGEKGEVVETVEDVIVRKLTAERVEELKKVIKETQEKYRRLKRDAELIQAGHMDSRLDELCNDIVMKKKLEEEEAEVKRKATDAAYQARQAVKTPPRRLPTVMVRSPIDSASPGGDYPLGDLTATTMEEASSGVTPGTLPSTPVTSFPGIPDTLPPGSAPLEAPMTPVTDDSPQKKMLGQKATPPPSPLLSELLKKGSLLPTSPRLVNESEMAVASGHLNSTGVLLEVGGVLPMIHGGEMQQTPNTVAASPAASVSQPDTCVPMEAVGDPHTVTVSMDSSEISMIINSIKEECFRSGVAEAPGGSKAPSIDGKEDLDLAEKMDIAVSYTGEELDFETVGDIIAIIEDKVDDHPEVLDVAAVEAALSFCEENDDPQSLPGPWEHPIQQEREKPVSLPAPEMTVKQERLDFEETENKGIHELVDIREPSVEIKMEPAESEQGISGPEIVAGVVPATSMEPPELRSQDLDEEPRSIATGEIVEADVPSGKGDETPLTTVKTEASPESMLSPSHGSNPIEDPLEAETQHKFEMSDSLKEESGTIFGSQIKDAPGEDEEEDGVSEAASLEEAKEEDQGEGYLSEMDNEPPVSESDDGFSIHNATLQSHTLADSIPSSPASSQFSVCSEDQEAIQAQKIWKKAIMLVWRAAANHRYANVFLQPVTDDIAPGYHSIVQRPMDLSTIKKNIENGLIRSTAEFQRDIMLMFQNAVMYNSSDHDVYHMAVEMQRDVLEQIQQFLATQLIMQTSESGISAKSLRGRDSTRKQDSSEKDGGTRGRRCAIEADMKMKK
- the BRD8 gene encoding bromodomain-containing protein 8 isoform X3; translation: MATGTGKHKLLSTGPTEPWSIREKLCLASSVMRSGDQNWVSVSRAIKPFAEPGRPPDWFSQKHCASQYSELLETTETPKRKRGEKGEVVETVEDVIVRKLTAERVEELKKVIKETQEKYRRLKRDAELIQAGHMDSRLDELCNDIVMKKKLEEEEAEVKRKATDAAYQARQAVKTPPRRLPTVMVRSPIDSASPGGDYPLGDLTATTMEEASSGVNESEMAVASGHLNSTGVLLEVGGVLPMIHGGEMQQTPNTVAASPAASGAPTLSRLLEAGPTQFTTPLASFTTVASEPPVKLVPPPVESVSQATIVMMPALPAPSSAPDVSTPESVAPVSQPDTCVPMEAVGDPHTVTVSMDSSEISMIINSIKEECFRSGVAEAPGGSKAPSIDGKEDLDLAEKMDIAVSYTGEELDFETVGDIIAIIEDKVDDHPEVLDVAAVEAALSFCEENDDPQSLPGPWEHPIQQEREKPVSLPAPEMTVKQERLDFEETENKGIHELVDIREPSVEIKMEPAESEQGISGPEIVAGVVPATSMEPPELRSQDLDEEPRSIATGEIVEADVPSGKGDETPLTTVKTEASPESMLSPSHGSNPIEDPLEAETQHKFEMSDSLKEESGTIFGSQIKDAPGEDEEEDGVSEAASLEEAKEEDQGEGYLSEMDNEPPVSESDDGFSIHNATLQSHTLADSIPSSPASSQFSVCSEDQEAIQAQKIWKKAIMLVWRAAANHRYANVFLQPVTDDIAPGYHSIVQRPMDLSTIKKNIENGLIRSTAEFQRDIMLMFQNAVMYNSSDHDVYHMAVEMQRDVLEQIQQFLATQLIMQTSESGISAKSLRGRDSTRKQDSSEKDSVPMGSPAFLLSLFDGGTRGRRCAIEADMKMKK
- the BRD8 gene encoding bromodomain-containing protein 8 isoform X2; translated protein: MRSGDQNWVSVSRAIKPFAEPGRPPDWFSQKHCASQYSELLETTETPKRKRGEKGEVVETVEDVIVRKLTAERVEELKKVIKETQEKYRRLKRDAELIQAGHMDSRLDELCNDIVMKKKLEEEEAEVKRKATDAAYQARQAVKTPPRRLPTVMVRSPIDSASPGGDYPLGDLTATTMEEASSGVTPGTLPSTPVTSFPGIPDTLPPGSAPLEAPMTPVTDDSPQKKMLGQKATPPPSPLLSELLKKGSLLPTSPRLVNESEMAVASGHLNSTGVLLEVGGVLPMIHGGEMQQTPNTVAASPAASGAPTLSRLLEAGPTQFTTPLASFTTVASEPPVKLVPPPVESVSQATIVMMPALPAPSSAPDVSTPESVAPVSQPDTCVPMEAVGDPHTVTVSMDSSEISMIINSIKEECFRSGVAEAPGGSKAPSIDGKEDLDLAEKMDIAVSYTGEELDFETVGDIIAIIEDKVDDHPEVLDVAAVEAALSFCEENDDPQSLPGPWEHPIQQEREKPVSLPAPEMTVKQERLDFEETENKGIHELVDIREPSVEIKMEPAESEQGISGPEIVAGVVPATSMEPPELRSQDLDEEPRSIATGEIVEADVPSGKGDETPLTTVKTEASPESMLSPSHGSNPIEDPLEAETQHKFEMSDSLKEESGTIFGSQIKDAPGEDEEEDGVSEAASLEEAKEEDQGEGYLSEMDNEPPVSESDDGFSIHNATLQSHTLADSIPSSPASSQFSVCSEDQEAIQAQKIWKKAIMLVWRAAANHRYANVFLQPVTDDIAPGYHSIVQRPMDLSTIKKNIENGLIRSTAEFQRDIMLMFQNAVMYNSSDHDVYHMAVEMQRDVLEQIQQFLATQLIMQTSESGISAKSLRGRDSTRKQDSSEKDSVPMGSPAFLLSLFDGGTRGRRCAIEADMKMKK